The following nucleotide sequence is from Lysobacterales bacterium.
GCCAGATGCCGTCGCACTGCCTGAATCCATCGAGCAGATCGCTGCCGTCGTCGCGCTGTGCGCCGAACTGCATGTGCCGGTGATCGCACGTGGCCGCGGCACCAACACCACGGGTGCGAGCGTGCCGGTCGCCGGCGGCATCGTGGTCTCCTGCGAGCGGATGGATCGCATCATCGAGGTCGATCCCGACGATCGGGTTGCGGTCGTCGAGTCCGGCGTGCTGAATGGCGACCTGCAGGTTGCGGCTGCGCGACACGGGTTGTTCTGGGCGCCTGATCCGACCAGTGCACCGTTCTGCACGGTCGGCGGCAACCTCGCCTGCAATGCCGGCGGGCCGCGCGCGGTGAAGTACGGCGCGACCCGCGACAACACGCTGGCGCTGCGCTGCGTCGATGGCCGCGGGGTCGTGCATCGACTCGGCTCGCGCACGACGAAGGGCGCGACCGGCTACGACCTGATGCGCCTCGTCATCGGCTCCGAGGGCACGCTGGCGCTGATCGGGGAGGCGACGCTGAAACTGCTGCCGCAACCGGAAGCCGTGCGCACGCTGCGCGCCCTGTATCGCGATGTCGCGTCCGCCGCCGCCGCCGTGGCCCGGCTGATGCGCCAGCCGCAGGTGCCCTGCGCGCTCGAATTCATGGATGCCGAAGCTCTGCGGCTCGCGCGCGAATTCGGCGGCGCCGACATCCCGCCGGCCGGCGCCTTGTTGATGATCGAAGTCGACGGTGCCGAAGCGGCCATCGCCCATGCCGTCACGGCGGTCAGCGCCGCAGCTCAGGGGGATGGCCTGCTGCAGATCGATGCCGCGCAATCGGCCGACGAGGTCGCGCGCCTGTGGGCCGCGCGCAAGGCATTGTCACCGGCCCTGAAACATGTGGCGCCGAAGAAGATCAACGAGGATGTCGTCGTGCCGGTATCGAAACTCCCGGCCCTGGTCGCGAAGACACGTGAGCTG
It contains:
- a CDS encoding FAD-binding protein, producing MSRAIDTLVSRLGGVLDGDALRLDEATRIAYSYDNSRRSVLPDAVALPESIEQIAAVVALCAELHVPVIARGRGTNTTGASVPVAGGIVVSCERMDRIIEVDPDDRVAVVESGVLNGDLQVAAARHGLFWAPDPTSAPFCTVGGNLACNAGGPRAVKYGATRDNTLALRCVDGRGVVHRLGSRTTKGATGYDLMRLVIGSEGTLALIGEATLKLLPQPEAVRTLRALYRDVASAAAAVARLMRQPQVPCALEFMDAEALRLAREFGGADIPPAGALLMIEVDGAEAAIAHAVTAVSAAAQGDGLLQIDAAQSADEVARLWAARKALSPALKHVAPKKINEDVVVPVSKLPALVAKTRELAAESGIAIVCFGHAGNGNLHVNLMFDPADAAQSAQAPRVLSELFATTLALGGTLSGEHGIGLDKRDFMPQAIAAPTLDLMRAVKAQFDPTGILNPGKLLPP